The following are encoded in a window of Fusarium falciforme chromosome 11, complete sequence genomic DNA:
- a CDS encoding Peptidase M20 domain-containing protein 2, whose product MMILSTEQIYDTISKSIETHTDDLASICKKIHENPEYNFQEFQAHDNICDLLQNLDFKVTRHAYGLETSFEVEFGQGGKLVVFNAEYDALPGLGHACGHNLIATSSIAAFLATAEVLRHGKVKGRVRLLGTPAEEGGGGKIRLIEAGAYQGVDACLMAHPTGRLSPEGTRKVDGISAAKSSARRQLEVTFKGQNAHAGMSPWHGKNALDAVVSSYVNISLLRQQLPPSARVHGVIRSGGAEPNIIPDSTSLEYYLRESTVESIQDLSRKVEACFKAGAVGTGCTLECDWHSDKDYMELCPNTAISTEFTRHMKAFGREYLEESGKPPMGASTDMGNVTYLVPGIHPMFSIGTEDPLIQPHTPEFAAAAGTKEALESSLDCGKGLAATACELLLGPELSSKAWNEFHQDVGAIIDGL is encoded by the exons ATGATGATTCTATCAACGGAGCAAATATACGACACAATCTCCAAGTCGATCGAGACTCATACCGACGACTTGGCTTCAATATGTAAAAAG ATCCACGAAAACCCAGAGTACAACTTTCAGGAGTTCCAGGCCCATGACAACATCTGCGATCTCTTGCAAAATCTCGACTTCAAGGTAACGAGACATGCATATGGTCTCGAGACATCCTTTGAAGTCGAGTTCGGTCAAGGAGGCAAGTTGGTCGTGTTCAATGCTGAATATGACGCTCTCCCTGGTCTTGGCCACGCCTGTGGACACAACTTGATTGCAACAAGCTCCATTGCTGCATTCCTCGCAACAGCCGAAGTTCTTCGTCATGGAAAGGTCAAGGGACGAGTACGGCTGCTTGGAACTCCagctgaagaaggaggcGGAGGCAAGATCCGTCTAATCGAAGCTGGAGCTTATCAAGGTGTTGACGCTTGTCTCATGGCGCACCCCACAGGACGTCTCTCGCCTGAGGGAACGAGGAAGGTGGATGGTATCTCGGCGGCCAAGTCGAGTGCGCGGAGGCAGTTGGAGGTGACGTTTAAAGGCCAGAATGCTCACGCGGGGATGAGTCCATGGCATGGGAAGAATGCCCTCGACGCTGTGGTATCGTCTTATGTCAACATTTCCCTTTTGCGACAGCAGTTGCCTCCTTCGGCACGAGTGCATGGTGTCATCAGATCAGGAGGCGCTGAGCCGAACATCATTCCTGATTCCACGAGTCTCGAGTATTATCTGAGAGAGAGCACAGTCGAGAGTATCCAAGATCTGTCACGCAAGGTGGAAGCGTGTTTCAAGGCTGGAGCGGTGGGAACCGGCTGCACATTGGAGTGCGACTGGCATTC AGACAAAGACTATATGGAGCTATGCCCCAACACGGCCATCTCTACAGAGTTTACGAGACACATGAAGGCATTTGGCAGAGAGTACCTTGAAGAATCAGGGAAACCACCAATGGGAGCTTCAACAGACATGG GCAACGTCACCTATCTCGTACCGGGCATTCATCCCATGTTCTCGATAGGAACCGAGGACCCCCTGATTCAGCCTCACACACCAGAGTTTGCAGCGGCAGCAGGTACTAAGGAGGCATTGGAAAGTTCGCTGGACTGTGGTAAAGGCCTAGCGGCGACAGCTTGTGAGCTACTACTGGGACCGGAGTTGTCAAGCAAGGCCTGGAACGAGTTCCATCAGGATGTGGGAGCGATTATAGACGGACTGTAG
- a CDS encoding MFS domain-containing protein — MDQDKTDKTMFHPEEPTPKVGEMLSLQGSLEIAEEGTARNHQGKHLLRRIDLCLMPLLLVSYTLQFLDKQSLNFSSIMGIIDDLDLVGSRYSWSSSVFYFGYLAFSYPASFLMVRLPLGKYLAGTSFVWAVVLICHAAVQDFKGLIIARFFLGAAEASISPGFSLITGMWYRREEQPLRHGIWFLGNAIATMFGGLLAYGIAHIGGSLDAWRWLFIIFGLITLVWAVVLLIFLPDTPDKARFLDEQQRTQAVDRIRSNQTGMKDNNFKWDQVREVVQDPNVLLLMVYQLTFSIPNGAHTTFSSLVMAGFGFTRFQVYLLNMPMGAILAFFAIGSSYLCSRFNGYRTIVGAALSLISLTGSILVRFGPNQGSRLLGLWLFVAFAAGFPISLSLIASNVAGFTKKSVASAMMFFCYAAGNIIGPFLFFPREAPEYASGFLATTICFGISTLTMLVLRFTLIAENKRRDKLQQTSISLPPDQLEISDKTDRRNLNFRYVY; from the exons ATGGATCAAGACAAGACGGACAAGACCATGTTCCACCCCGAGGAGCCAACTCCCAAGGTCGGCGAGATGCTTAGCCTGCAAGGCTCTCTCGAGATAGCAGAGGAGGGGACGGCAAGAAACCACCAAGGAAAACATCTTCTGAGGAGAATTGACTTATG CCTAATGCCGCTGCTCCTCGTTTCGTACACGCTCCAGTTTCTCGACAAGCAATCATTGAACTTTTCTTCCATCATGGGAATTATCGATGACCTG GACTTGGTCGGATCAAGATACAGCTGGAGCAGCAGCGTCTTTTACTTTGGTTACCTGGCTTTTAGCTACCCGGCTTCATTCTTGATGGTTCGCTTGCCACTGGGTAAATATTTGGCTGGTACAAG CTTTGTCTGGGCTGTCGTCTTGATCTGTCATGCTGCAGTTCAGGACTTCAAGGGTCTTATCATTGCTCGCTTCTTTCTCGGTGCCGCTGAAGCATCCATCTCGCCAGGATTCTCCTTGATTACCGGAATGTGGTACAGGCGAGAGGAGCAGCCCCTCAGACATGGCATCTGGTTCCTTGGTAACGCCATTGCTACCATGTTTGGAGGTCTGTTGGCCTACGGCATCGCTCATATCGGCGGAAGCCTTGACGCATGGAGG TGGCTCTTTATCATCTTTGGCCTCATCACCCTCGTCTGGGCTGTGGTCCTTCTCATCTTTCTCCCCGACACGCCTGACAAAGCACGCTTCCTCGATGAACAACAGCGAACTCAAGCCGTCGACCGAATCCGCAGCAACCAAACCGGCATGAAGGATAATAACTTCAAGTGGGACCAAGTCCGCGAGGTGGTCCAGGATCCCAACGTGTTGCTGCTGATGGTCTATCAGCTGACGTTTAGTATTCCAAACGGTGCCCACACAACG TTCAGCAGTCTGGTCATGGCTGGCTTTGGGTTCACTCGGTTCCAGGTGTATCTGCTGAATATGCCCATGGGTGCCATCCTGGCCTTCTTTGCCATTGGTTCGAGTTACTTGTGCAGTCGTTTCAACGGCTACAGAACCATCGTTGGAGCAGCTCTGAGCCTCATCAG TTTGACGGGTTCGATTCTGGTTCGATTTGGCCCCAACCAAGGCAGCCGGCTGCTTGGCCTATGGCTATTTGTAGCCTTTGCTGCCGGCTTTCCCATCTCCCTCTCGTTGATTGCTTCCAATGTTGCGGGCTTTACCAAGAAGAGTGTTGCTTCAGCCATGATGTTCTTCTGCTACGCCGCTGGTAACATCATTGGgcctttcctcttcttcccacgTGAAGCCCCAGAGTATGCA AGTGGTTTCCTTGCAACGACTATCTGTTTCGGTATCTCCACATTGACCATGCTGGTCCTGCGCTTCACGCTGATCGCGGAGAATAAACGCCGAGACAAGCTTCAGCAGACGAGCATCTCCCTGCCTCCGGACCAACTTGAAATTTCCGACAAGACGGATCGTCGCAACCTCAACTTCCGATATGTTTATTAG